The genomic segment AGTGCATGACTTGTATCTGCAGTTTCTATCTACTACTCTCATGGTAGTGGGAGTCAACCATGCCAGAAATCTGACTAAAAAATGTAATGGGGATGGGACTGTGTTCTCCACTGCTTGAGTGAGGCCACTGGAGGTTATGTCATAGAGTGGATATCCAGTAGCAGCACAATCAAATCTAGTGATTTCTCCAAAATGAACATCTCCACTGATGAAGATGACCCCATCCCTCTGCACCAGATGAACAGAGATGACAACACGTACAAAgacaagagagaaagaaagaaagaaagaatgaaAGGTGGATATGATGATCACCTTACTATCTGCTATTAATTTAAAAAGGCGCTCTCTTTCCTTGGGAAATCGTCCCCAAGATTCCATATAAAACAATGGACCAGTGGTGGCTGAAAGATTTGATATAACCTGGAAGCAATTATATATATGATGTGAGGATGGTTGTTTAATTCTTTGAAACTACAGCAAAACCTCAAAACAAGATCAAGTCAGAGAACACAAACAAGCAAACAAAATCAAGAACAACACCATAAGAGGGCAATCTTTTTCAATCTACTATCAACAATCAAATATTACAAGGTCTTTCTCTTCTCACACCTTCTCTTACAAAATCAATAGCTCTCGTAAACAATACATACTTATGGTAAAACAAAACAAATAGAAACATAAGTAAGATAGTTGAGAACCCCATTTTACAGTTATGTCATGTCTCGTGTATTATTAACAGATACCTGAATAGAAGAGCCAATTATAGTGATAGCTGAAGGTGTACTGTTGAGCTCCTTTTCCAACCATGTCCATTGTGAAGCCCCCAAGATAGTCCCATCGCTAGAGAGAGGGTCTCGGTGGTATCTAGTATCTAGAAGGATAACCTGATGATCCATTTTAGAGAATAAAAAGATGAGTTACATTTACGATTATATTATAGAACCTGTGAATGAATTTTGAATTATAAACCCATACCTTGACTTGTCTGCCTCGAGGGCCAAATGTGTACGAAGCATGCACACCTTGCTGGTGGCGCCTGTAAAGAAAGTAAAAAAAGAATGAGTgaagataacaaaacataacaATGGGATAGATAGAGAGATGATAGGTTGGTTAGTTAGTTAACCTTGGACTGTTTCTGGGTTCATCCAAGAAATCAAGAAGAAGGTTTTGATTGGTGGTTTTAGAGGAAATGGGGAGTTCTTTCCCAGCGTCATTCAATCCATAGTCATGGTCATCCCAAGTACCAATAATGGTTAGATTAGGATGCCGACGGAGACGAGAGTAACCAGGGTTGGACTTGGCCTGAAGGTACCTGGAGCTCATCTCTTGAGGGGAGGAAGGAACAAAGCGAGGGACATTCTTCCATGGGCCAATGGTCCTTTCCTTCCCAAAGACTCTAAAAGGGCGCTTTATGTCTCCATATATGTTGTCACCCATCCAAATGAAGAGCTGGGGATCGAATGAAATGATGGCATTCCAGATCTCTTCCTGGGGAGCGCTTTGGTTGGAGCATGATCCAAAAGCAATTCTTGAGACCACCCCTTCTCCGCCCACCGTTAATCCCAGCACGGTGGCCGTTAAACCCCACCACAACCACCATGCCATCCGACTCCGAGGGATTATATGTCGTCACCAGCTTCACTTCACTCTTGGTAAGACACAAAAAAAGACCCCCTTTTTTTTAAGCACAGAAAAAAAATACACTTCTTTTTAGGACATCCTACAAAATAGAAGATAAAGGagacatttttaaaaaatatatatatatataaatagtaatCTTTAGTAATTTTAATATGGTTCTAAATTTTGGAAAtgaacttttcaaaaaaaaataaaaatggaatttAACAATTTGAAAACTATTATGGATGAGAAGAAGTAGGTAGGGATGGATATTGGCGTGGAAATTGGCTCGGATGTGCTGTCTCCTTATTGCAATGTTTTCATTAACTATATTAATATTCATTctcaaattacataataattaaagtGTAAAATACTTACATCCAAAATATCCACTTAAATATTACTCATGATAATATAGaactgttttaaaaaataataagtttCAGTTTTGATAAATAAGATTGAATAAGCTAAACTATTATGTTattgtgtgtaatgtttgagtacatattttgggtgcacatatcattactcgtaattaaaataatttttctaaataaaatttaatttttaaaatttttttgctaatattatataaaaatacataaaaaaaatatataaatatattaataatacgTTATAGCAATTTTAACATTTTGACCTAGCGGATGATATGACAAAGGATGTATCAATAAGATGCAATTCAAGCTCAACTAAGAAGGATCCTGGCCACCTTGCTAACAGAGACCCTTGCCAGTTTTTAAAAGGGGTCCTCACCAAGTCTATGGATACCCCGTTTCGCCAAATAGGGCCATCACCAAGTCGAGAAACTCGCCATATGGGGACGTCGCCAAGATGAGAGAGTCGAAAGGGACTATCACCCACTTTGGTACTCGCTCACATTAGGCATCATCAGGGTCCCCCACCATCACACACTTGTGTCTCGCGCAAGTAAATAATATATATGAACTTCATTAATTCATTTTGGGTATACAAAGACATGAGACATCCTCGCAATTTTCAGGAGTTAGCCGAATCAGAAAATAATTTTTCACTGTCaacttttcccattttttttaccATATAGACTGTTCATATTACCTAGAACAATTATTGTGTATTCAAATTCTCAATTACCTCAACCCTACTAAGTGTAATTATTCTTGCTGGTTCATAAATGTAGTCTCAGTGGTATTGACTACAGTAGACGCATGCCTTATTAATAGCtcaaccactataaatatttttctctttcattCATTACCCACATATTTTATCCTAAGTCTTTATTTCCTAACTCATTCAGTACTCCTTTCGAAATTTAGGCACAAAAAACTTCCCAATTATTATTCTATAAGTTAATTGAAAAATCTAAAATTGTAAACAAGTTACGTCAAAGTGGGGGAGTAACATTCCGTCCCATCACATTTAACATTTGAGAATAAAAAGTTATCTTCACCCTCATACTTGTCTTATTTTCTAGGgaaatttgcggcataaatatctattttattcattttgttgctaataagtacctaatttttaaaaattgcggcataaatacccattttgttcattttgttgctaataagtacctaatttttaaaaattgcggcataaatacccattttgttcattttgttgctaataagtacccaatttttaaaaattgctgcaTTAATACTCAAAATTCTACTTTTTAGACTCTGCCGTTGGTACCTACTTAACAGAATTACTATTAAGGACACGTGTACTCACCTGATAATTCTTTTTTTTCcacctaattaattaagaaaatacaataaGTACCATCAATAATGTGTCTAGCTTTACTTTTAGCCCGATAAAAAGTCCAAGAGGAAACTTTAGAGTACTTACTATCAGATGTCATCTGTCTGTAAGACTTTAGAgtactaatttttattttaattagttttatgtattttcttaattaattaggtgaaaaaaaagaagaattatcAGGACAGTACACGTGTCCTTAATAGTAATTCTGTTAAGTGGGTACCAACGACAGAGTCTAAAAAGTGGAATTTTGAGTATTAAtgcagcaatttttaaaaattgggtacttattagcaacaaaatgaacaaaatgggtatttatgccgcaatttttaaaaattaagtacttattagcaacaaaatgaacaaaatgggtatttatgccgcaatttttaaaaattgggtacttattagcaacaaaatgaacaaaataaatatttatgccgcaaattttCCTATTTTCTATTTAGACAAGAATTTTCTCTCATTAAAAGGGATATAAGGGCATTTaacatttgaaaataaaaatttgtatccctaataacaaaataaaagaaaaaaaaggagcaCCTTCACCCCTTAAAACACAGAAAAAAGACGCATCCTTTAACAAAAGGTATTTctttaaagaagaagaaagaaagtgacctttttattttctttcaattttttattaaaatataatataaatcgGATTCTTCAATATTTTTATGGTCCTAAATTTGTgcaattttataaattttaagtATTAATTGtgagaaaaaaaagaagagaagagaagagaagagaataacAGTGTATTGGGTTGGGGTGGGCTTAGTTGATTGGACCGAACAAAGTAAAGAAAAGAGAAGAGTCCATTATGCATAGCAGCAGCTCAGTGTTCTCCGTGCCCAGCGCCAAGCTCCCTTCGCATCCTCCTACGCTACGCATCAGCGCACTCTTCTCCGCTCCCACCACCACCGGCACCGATTCCAATTCCATGGCTGCTTCTCCCAAGTGGGCCCAGAAGACCATAACTCTGCCTCCCCTCCGCCGTGGCTGTCACCTCATCACCCCTAAggtatctatctatctatctatctatctataatCTACTCTATTAACAATAACAATCTTCATGATGATTAGTATTGTTATCTTACTTACTTGTTTTCCCTCTTGATTTTTCTATCAGATTACCAAAGAATTAGGCGATGACTTATCCCAGTTCAATTGTGGTCTGGCTCATCTATTCTGTAAGTtcaattttgggttttcaattTTTGATTATATACACATATACTTATTGGGTGGCTACTACAGTGCAGCACACAAGTGCTTCTCTGACCATCAATGAGAACTACGACTCTGATGTTAGGGATGACACTGAGACATTCCTTAACAAGATAGTCCCTGAGGTGAGCTTACTTAGCTTAGCTAGGCCTTGTCTTGTCTTCCTCAATATAGTTCaatctcatttttttttcactttctttTCAGGGAAATTCAGCTCCTTGGAAACATACAATGGAAGGTCAATCAATACTCACGAGTctgatgattatgattatgtctgtCTCAACTCTTTATGCAAACTTGATTATAATGTTGGTGTTGAAATTGCTCTTCCATGTTTCTCAGGTGCGGATGACATGCCTGCCCACATTAAGTCTTCCATGTTTGGTTGTCAACTAACGTATGTGGCATTCTTCTTTTGTTCttatgaatattattataattcATTCCATTCCCATTGCTAATCCTATTTATCTATTGGGCAGGATCCCAATTACCAACGGCAAGTTTAACATGGGAACTTGGCAGGTATGCCTTTTATCCTCTTAGTATCAGTATTAGTATATCATGATGCCATGGATTCTCATGCaaagtaataatttttttgttgGACAAATGTTTTGCTTTAAAAGCTGATATTGATAATATCAACTCTTTCTAACTCAATTACTGAATGCATCATCTGTAATAAGCATAATTCTGCTAAATATTTGTAGAACATATATGGTTATGGTGGTGAAGTGCATTTTTAAGCAATCGTGTCGATCTTACTGTACTTGCCAAATTTTATTATTAGTTTCTTTTCTTGTGAGGTTGAACTTTGGTTAGTTAACATTGTTAGAATCATAATAATTGGACCGAAGTGATTCTATGACAGTAAAAGTTTGTGGAATTCAACTGAGAGCGTAGCTCAAATGGTCAAGTATATGGTTTGCTCTTGTAGTTTGAGGTTCGAGTCTTTCCTGACTAGAGCGATTGCTATAGTTTTTTGGTCTCTACAACATTAGGATTAAGCGGGAACCTTGtttccaaataaaaaaattgaattctTGTAAAGTTCTATGATGTATTCGCAATGATTAGAATCATGCAATCTCTTTAAAATGAAGAATCTTTGTAGGTTCACTTGATATGTTGAGTTTGTTTCTGCTTGGCTACATTTGGAAAGGTTGTTGGATCTCTTCCATCTTAATAGTAAAAAAAAAGAATTTGTATTGGCTGCCAATCTTCTGAGGTATACAGTACATGTCATGACAATTGATCACCAGTCGATTATTTGAACCCAACTTTGTTGAAAAATATGCTTATCTTATTTTGGCTGCTTTTCTCGTtttctttctttaaattagttaTTATTGTTACGGTTATCTGTGCTTCAGGGAATATGGCTGTGTGAGCACCGTGACTACCCTACTGCACGCAAAGTGGTGGTCACCCTGAATGGAATATGAGAATCTGTGATTTGTTTGTTGCTGTGCTGACCCTGCTGGGGGTATTAATTATGCTCTTTTGGTTTCTCATAAAACTAGTACTTGTTAATGGACTATTATTGCTCCACTCTCTTATATTATCTTAAATCCATAGATATTGTATTTACAGTTTGTATTTACTTAATATTTTAACCAATAAGTAAGTACTACTCTCGAGTTATGTTTGGTGGATACTGTTGGACAATATGGGAAAAGTGTGAATGAGCATCAGACCAAATATTGTGATGTTCTTGTTGTACTTGTTTATAACACCCATTGAAATCCGCCATCTTTTGATTTATCTTGTTCCAATGGTTTTTGCATTGCTTTCCAGTTCTTGTTTGCTCACCTTTGTGGTTGGTGTTTAAGTATTATGCAACACAATTCTAGAAATTTGTAGAAGTTTACTCATTTCGCACGACGGCATCCTTTAATGTATTAATCAATCCACTTATCAAAAGTATAGCTGCTTCTTTGCTCCATTTGATTTTATCTTTTTGGCGTGGTTCCTTTTCATTGTGTAGAACCATGTTTTTCAATCCTTCATCACCATGCACAGGTTGGACTATTAGACTTTTTCATGCTTAGCATAAATTTCTTGAAAAAGTTGGTGTAGAGAAGGCCTATGAAAGACATATGAAGTGAATTTTTTAGTGTTAAGAATGGAGTATGTTGGGGTGTCTCAAAAGAGTCAAAATTTAGGTAAGGGAAGGAGTATATGggataattttgaaaattttggttaaCTTAATAATATTGAAAATTTAGATTTTGGGGATTAGTATGTTGTGAATttgatgaattttgaaattttgaattttagGGTTTGTATATGGAAAATTTTGAGAATCCAtttaataataaaagaaattttatgatattgaaaattttgtaaaacaaatgaaaaagtgtgaaaaatgaataaaattgatgagtatttatagaaaaaaaataataaattatttttaaaaaataataaaattatgccAATGTCATTTTTCGTCACGTTATTTCTTTTAATACATTTTATGTATATAAACGTtggttgtttttttcttttttttttttataaacaaaaaaCGTTGCTATTGTCAAGCAACGTTGGTGGGCAACTTGTTAAACTTCAATGCAAAGGCAACATCACTTGTGGCGTGAGGATTGACATTACTCAATCAAACATCATTCACACATTGTGCGCTGTAGTTGCGTTGTGGTTGCTCTTAAGGCTATGTTTGGTATGCAGGAGAGAGTATGAGTATGACGGA from the Humulus lupulus chromosome X, drHumLupu1.1, whole genome shotgun sequence genome contains:
- the LOC133805296 gene encoding uncharacterized protein LOC133805296, encoding MHSSSSVFSVPSAKLPSHPPTLRISALFSAPTTTGTDSNSMAASPKWAQKTITLPPLRRGCHLITPKITKELGDDLSQFNCGLAHLFLQHTSASLTINENYDSDVRDDTETFLNKIVPEGNSAPWKHTMEGADDMPAHIKSSMFGCQLTIPITNGKFNMGTWQGIWLCEHRDYPTARKVVVTLNGI
- the LOC133805295 gene encoding uncharacterized protein LOC133805295 yields the protein MAWWLWWGLTATVLGLTVGGEGVVSRIAFGSCSNQSAPQEEIWNAIISFDPQLFIWMGDNIYGDIKRPFRVFGKERTIGPWKNVPRFVPSSPQEMSSRYLQAKSNPGYSRLRRHPNLTIIGTWDDHDYGLNDAGKELPISSKTTNQNLLLDFLDEPRNSPRRHQQGVHASYTFGPRGRQVKVILLDTRYHRDPLSSDGTILGASQWTWLEKELNSTPSAITIIGSSIQVISNLSATTGPLFYMESWGRFPKERERLFKLIADSKRDGVIFISGDVHFGEITRFDCAATGYPLYDITSSGLTQAVENTVPSPLHFLVRFLAWLTPTTMRVVDRNCRYKSCTFGQPNFGAIEIDWATTPVTVRSEVRDRSGEAVASVNISLSDLKWGKNVNISSSNTLKRPGKISRHCSLEVSLPWIVRYRLTIFFYSTLAVLVLGFIGLSCVATLACRKCLNKCKRD